From one Sphingomonas xanthus genomic stretch:
- a CDS encoding UDP-N-acetylmuramoyl-L-alanyl-D-glutamate--2,6-diaminopimelate ligase — MKLGDLADLESESQVTGFALDHRKVAPGNIFGAFPGTRFNGEDFIAEAVSRGAVAVVAAPGAVVEGVPHLSADEPRLLFADLAARFYAPFPATIAAVTGTNGKTSTVELTRQLWRMAGHRSASIGTLGVTTADDQVSTGLTTPDIVTFLNNMAGLKRMGISHVAYEASSHGLDQYRAEGMPVSAAAFTNFSRDHLDYHADMDSYFAAKMRLFDEVVAADGAAVVWTGDPRSQEVIAHAKRRGLRLLTVGPGGDMIALVSRQSTPLGQQLLLRHEGREDRLSLPLIGAYQMNNVLTAAGLVLATGGCWTETLAGMGRLSPVRGRLERAVISRSGAPVYVDYAHTPDAVEAAIGALRPHVEGRLITVIGAGGDRDHGKRPQMGTVAARLSDMVIVTDDNPRSEDPATIRAALLAGAPGAIEIGDRREAIAEAIGMAKAGDIVLVAGKGHEQGQIIGDKVLPFDDVAIARECAA, encoded by the coding sequence ATGAAGTTGGGCGACCTCGCCGACCTTGAAAGCGAATCCCAGGTCACCGGATTTGCGCTCGACCATCGCAAGGTCGCACCGGGCAATATTTTCGGCGCCTTCCCCGGCACCCGGTTCAACGGGGAGGACTTCATCGCCGAGGCGGTCAGTCGAGGCGCGGTTGCCGTCGTTGCCGCGCCGGGCGCGGTGGTCGAGGGTGTTCCCCACCTGTCCGCCGACGAGCCACGGCTCCTGTTCGCTGACCTCGCGGCGCGATTCTACGCCCCGTTCCCGGCGACGATCGCGGCAGTCACCGGCACCAACGGCAAGACTTCGACGGTCGAGCTGACCCGGCAGCTTTGGCGAATGGCCGGACACCGTTCTGCCTCAATCGGGACGCTCGGCGTGACCACTGCCGACGACCAGGTGTCGACCGGCCTCACAACGCCGGACATCGTGACTTTCCTCAACAATATGGCCGGTCTCAAGCGCATGGGGATCAGCCATGTCGCCTATGAAGCGTCGAGCCATGGCCTCGATCAGTATCGCGCCGAAGGCATGCCGGTGAGCGCCGCAGCGTTCACCAATTTCTCCCGCGACCATCTCGATTATCACGCCGACATGGATTCCTATTTCGCGGCCAAGATGCGGCTGTTCGACGAGGTCGTCGCTGCCGATGGCGCGGCGGTGGTCTGGACCGGCGACCCGCGCTCGCAGGAGGTGATCGCCCATGCGAAGCGGCGCGGGCTTCGGCTGCTGACCGTGGGGCCGGGCGGCGACATGATCGCGCTGGTGTCGCGCCAGTCCACGCCTCTTGGGCAGCAGCTGCTGCTGCGCCACGAGGGCAGGGAAGATCGGCTTAGCCTGCCGTTGATCGGCGCCTATCAGATGAACAATGTGCTGACCGCGGCGGGCCTGGTTCTTGCAACCGGAGGGTGCTGGACAGAGACCCTAGCCGGGATGGGCCGGCTATCGCCGGTACGCGGCCGGCTTGAGCGGGCGGTGATCAGCCGTTCGGGCGCCCCCGTCTATGTCGATTATGCCCATACGCCCGATGCAGTCGAGGCGGCGATCGGGGCGCTGCGTCCTCATGTCGAGGGGAGGCTGATCACGGTCATCGGCGCGGGCGGCGACCGGGACCATGGCAAGCGGCCCCAAATGGGGACGGTGGCGGCGCGGCTGAGCGATATGGTAATCGTAACCGACGACAATCCGCGCAGCGAGGATCCGGCGACGATCCGCGCGGCGCTGCTCGCCGGTGCGCCCGGCGCGATTGAGATAGGCGATCGGCGCGAGGCGATCGCGGAGGCGATCGGCATGGCCAAGGCCGGCGACATCGTGCTCGTCGCCGGCAAGGGGCATGAACAGGGTCAGATCATTGGAGATAAAGTGCTTCCGTTCGACGATGTAGCCATAGCGCGGGAATGCGCCGCGTGA
- a CDS encoding peptidoglycan D,D-transpeptidase FtsI family protein: protein MNAPTPALVARPERLRLVGQRRQILALMHQRLMLGMLVYAGVIVIIALRLMYLAAFGDHAGRKTRLVDLTPERGDIVDRDGQTLARTIDAWTVGLQPAKVIGNKLDLARKLAELMPEKDEAAYLEMLRSGRNFFYLRRRASPNLVAAINALGEPGLALEREPDRLYPQLSLAAHVVGFTDIDGKGNAGIERAFDEQLRDPARRDKPIVLSISSRVQQALEHELLEAKTRFSAIGAAGIILDIHTGEVLAMTSLPQLNPNAAGRGTPEQRFNRATLGVYELGSTFKPFTVAMAMDAGIIKSMGQIYPCPESLRVGNRSISDTHPFRRPCSVAEIMKESSNIGTAQIADQLGSERQRDFLDKMGFLDRVQIETLERGRTLSPGSNWNQVARMTVGYGHGIAVTPLHLAIGYATLFNGGIYRPATLLKVNKDRPSARGHRVFSEDTSYKMRSLLRLVVTHGTGKKANAIGYRVGGKTGTANKPVAGGYSNTRVVTSFAGVFPMDEPRYAMVVMLDEPQPTAETFGFRTAGWNAAPVMGKTVSRIAPMLGVRPDKQREPNMSEVLPFVRLKD from the coding sequence ATGAACGCCCCGACGCCCGCTCTCGTCGCACGGCCCGAGCGGCTCCGTCTGGTCGGACAGCGGCGGCAGATTCTGGCGCTGATGCACCAGCGGCTGATGCTCGGCATGCTCGTCTACGCCGGCGTGATCGTGATTATCGCCTTGCGCCTGATGTACCTGGCGGCCTTTGGCGACCATGCCGGACGCAAGACCAGGCTCGTCGACCTGACCCCTGAGCGCGGTGATATTGTCGATCGCGACGGGCAGACGCTGGCCCGAACGATCGATGCATGGACCGTCGGGCTCCAGCCGGCCAAGGTCATCGGCAACAAGCTCGACCTTGCCCGCAAGCTGGCGGAGCTCATGCCCGAGAAGGACGAGGCGGCCTATCTCGAGATGCTCCGCTCTGGCCGCAACTTCTTCTACCTGCGGCGGCGCGCCTCACCCAATCTGGTGGCGGCGATCAACGCATTGGGCGAGCCGGGGCTTGCGCTGGAGCGCGAGCCGGACCGGCTTTACCCGCAACTCAGCCTTGCCGCCCATGTCGTCGGCTTCACCGACATCGACGGCAAGGGCAACGCCGGGATCGAACGCGCCTTCGACGAACAGCTGCGCGATCCGGCACGGCGGGACAAACCGATCGTCCTGAGCATTTCCAGCCGGGTGCAGCAGGCGCTTGAGCATGAACTGCTTGAGGCGAAAACCCGCTTCTCGGCTATCGGCGCAGCGGGAATCATTCTCGACATCCATACCGGTGAAGTGCTGGCGATGACGTCGCTTCCGCAGCTCAATCCCAATGCCGCTGGCCGCGGGACGCCTGAACAACGATTCAATCGGGCGACGCTTGGCGTTTACGAACTTGGCTCGACCTTCAAGCCGTTCACCGTGGCGATGGCGATGGACGCAGGCATCATCAAGTCGATGGGCCAAATATATCCCTGCCCCGAATCGCTTCGTGTCGGCAACCGTTCGATAAGCGACACGCATCCCTTCCGCCGTCCCTGTTCGGTCGCCGAGATCATGAAGGAAAGCAGCAATATAGGCACCGCGCAGATCGCCGACCAGCTGGGCAGCGAGCGGCAGCGCGACTTCCTCGACAAGATGGGCTTCCTCGACCGGGTACAGATTGAGACGCTTGAGCGGGGCAGGACTCTTTCGCCGGGTTCCAACTGGAACCAGGTGGCCCGGATGACCGTCGGCTATGGCCATGGCATCGCGGTAACCCCGCTTCACCTCGCCATCGGTTATGCAACGCTGTTCAATGGCGGCATCTACCGCCCCGCCACCCTGCTCAAGGTCAACAAGGACCGTCCGTCGGCCAGGGGTCACCGCGTTTTTTCGGAGGACACGAGCTACAAGATGCGCTCGCTGCTGCGGCTGGTCGTGACGCATGGCACCGGCAAGAAGGCCAACGCCATCGGCTATCGCGTCGGCGGAAAAACCGGAACGGCCAACAAACCGGTCGCCGGCGGCTATTCCAACACGCGGGTGGTCACCAGTTTCGCGGGCGTGTTCCCGATGGACGAACCGCGCTATGCCATGGTCGTCATGCTCGACGAACCGCAACCCACTGCCGAAACCTTCGGTTTTCGCACGGCGGGCTGGAACGCCGCGCCGGTGATGGGCAAGACCGTCAGCCGGATTGCACCGATGCTGGGCGTTCGCCCCGACAAGCAGCGCGAACCCAATATGTCGGAGGTCTTGCCCTTCGTCCGCCTGAAAGACTGA
- the rsmH gene encoding 16S rRNA (cytosine(1402)-N(4))-methyltransferase RsmH, which translates to MSSAPKTPHIPVLINEVVAGLAIVPGETHVDGTFGAGGYTRAMLGEGAGRVIGFDRDPDAIAAGQALVPDPRLTLVNERFSQMDRALAERGLAPVDGIALDIGVSSMQLDQADRGFSFSQDGPLDMRMSKSGESAADFLNQAEEGEIARVLKEYGEEPRARAVARAIVAARPLTRTAELAAVVRKALGFRQGQKSDPATRTFQAIRIHLNAELDELEQGLRAAERSLRPGGRLAVVTFHSLEDRIVKRFLKTRSGALPAGSRHRPMVAPGPAPTFEHVAKPVSPSEAELARNPRARSARLRTAVRTDAPAWDQEKAA; encoded by the coding sequence GTGAGCTCGGCACCCAAGACCCCGCACATTCCGGTTCTCATCAACGAGGTCGTCGCGGGTCTCGCCATCGTCCCTGGCGAGACCCATGTCGACGGCACTTTCGGAGCTGGCGGCTATACGCGCGCCATGCTCGGGGAGGGGGCGGGACGAGTGATCGGCTTTGACCGCGATCCCGATGCGATCGCGGCCGGGCAGGCACTCGTCCCCGATCCTCGACTGACTCTGGTCAACGAGCGGTTTTCGCAAATGGACCGGGCGCTTGCCGAACGCGGACTAGCGCCGGTCGACGGTATCGCGCTCGATATCGGCGTCTCTTCCATGCAGCTCGACCAGGCCGATCGCGGTTTTTCTTTCAGCCAGGACGGTCCGCTCGACATGCGGATGAGCAAATCCGGCGAATCCGCAGCCGACTTCCTCAACCAGGCCGAAGAGGGCGAAATTGCCCGCGTCCTCAAGGAATATGGTGAGGAGCCGCGCGCCCGCGCGGTCGCCCGCGCCATCGTCGCGGCAAGGCCGTTGACCCGAACGGCCGAGCTCGCGGCGGTGGTGCGGAAGGCGCTCGGATTTCGCCAGGGCCAGAAAAGCGACCCTGCGACGCGCACCTTCCAGGCGATTCGCATCCATCTCAATGCCGAACTCGACGAGCTGGAGCAGGGGCTTCGCGCCGCGGAGCGCAGCCTGCGTCCTGGCGGGAGGCTGGCGGTGGTGACCTTTCACAGCCTTGAGGACCGGATCGTGAAGCGGTTCCTCAAGACCCGCAGCGGCGCCTTGCCAGCCGGGTCGCGGCATCGGCCGATGGTCGCCCCGGGCCCAGCGCCGACCTTTGAACATGTTGCCAAACCGGTCTCGCCTTCGGAGGCCGAGTTGGCCCGAAACCCGCGCGCGCGCTCGGCGCGACTTCGCACCGCAGTACGCACCGATGCGCCCGCGTGGGACCAGGAGAAGGCAGCATGA
- a CDS encoding division/cell wall cluster transcriptional repressor MraZ: MDAKGRVSVPAFLRSVIERRGDARTIVLAKHDSFTALSAYDPAYAALKHAKLERLLEKQETDPASELDHARRTMMAFGATEEVPYDSSGRIILPPMMRRKGQLDDLALFIGVGETFQIWNPKTFLADPNVPEDMKDIARFRLEERGL, translated from the coding sequence GTGGACGCGAAGGGTCGCGTCTCCGTGCCCGCCTTCCTGCGCTCGGTCATCGAGCGCCGCGGCGATGCTCGCACGATCGTTCTGGCCAAACACGACAGCTTCACGGCGCTGAGCGCCTATGACCCGGCTTACGCAGCGCTCAAGCATGCCAAGCTCGAACGGCTGCTCGAAAAGCAGGAAACCGATCCGGCGTCGGAGCTCGACCATGCCCGCCGCACGATGATGGCGTTCGGCGCCACCGAGGAAGTGCCTTACGACAGTTCGGGCCGGATCATCTTGCCACCGATGATGCGCAGGAAGGGCCAGCTTGACGACCTCGCGCTGTTCATCGGCGTCGGCGAGACCTTCCAGATCTGGAATCCGAAGACCTTCCTGGCCGATCCCAACGTGCCCGAGGACATGAAGGACATTGCCCGCTTTCGGCTTGAGGAGCGTGGCCTGTGA
- the purL gene encoding phosphoribosylformylglycinamidine synthase subunit PurL gives MSVIEAPRITPEIVADHGLSPEEYTRVLQALGREPNLVELGIFSVMWSEHCSYKSSRFHLKKLPTEAPWVICGPGENAGVIDIGDGQAAIFKMESHNHPSYIEPYQGAATGVGGILRDVFTMGARPIANLNALRFGRPDHPKMRHLISGVVSGIGGYGNCVGVPTVGGEVNFDPAYDGNILVNAMTVGIAQTDKIFYSAATGLGNPIVYVGSKTGRDGIHGATMASADFAEGDEDKRPTVQVGDPFTEKLLIEACLELMATDAIVAIQDMGAAGLTSSSVEMASKGGAGIRLDMNKVPCREEGMTPYEMMLSESQERMLMVLKPGREAEAEKIFRKWELDFAVIGEVTDTGHMVLDWNGETVCDIPLGPLADDAPCYERPHMSLDEYKVWAKVKPLDEVPESTDIAADLLKLMASPNLASRRWIWEQYDSQVGADTVQRPGGDAAVVRVHGTNKALAMTTDCTPRYVFADPYEGGKQAVAEAYRNLCAVGAKPLAITNCLNFGNPQRPEIMAQIVEALRGMGDACRALDFPIVSGNVSLYNESKATGGGSAILPTPAIGGVGLLDDWRQSATVGFKREGEIILVIGAPDGGGQLGQSLWLSVIHGLKAGQPPIVDLEIERSHGEFVRRLVEQGAVTAVHDISDGGMAVALAEMALAGSLGARIDADLGGCGAVAMAFGEDQGRYVVTTSDPQRVIDAAGAAEVFVASIGTVGGSALEGQGFRVEVGDLRAAHEGFFPKLMGADAALA, from the coding sequence ATGAGCGTTATCGAGGCCCCCCGCATCACCCCCGAGATCGTCGCCGACCATGGGCTGAGCCCGGAAGAATATACCCGCGTCCTGCAAGCGCTCGGGCGCGAGCCGAACCTCGTCGAACTGGGAATATTCTCCGTCATGTGGTCGGAACATTGCAGCTATAAAAGCTCGCGGTTCCACCTCAAGAAATTGCCCACCGAAGCACCGTGGGTGATCTGCGGCCCCGGCGAGAATGCCGGCGTGATCGACATCGGTGACGGACAGGCGGCGATCTTCAAGATGGAGAGCCACAACCACCCGAGCTATATCGAGCCATACCAGGGCGCGGCGACCGGGGTCGGCGGTATCCTGCGCGACGTGTTCACCATGGGCGCGCGGCCGATCGCCAATTTGAATGCCCTGCGCTTCGGCCGGCCCGACCATCCCAAGATGCGCCACCTCATTTCGGGCGTGGTCAGCGGTATCGGCGGCTATGGCAATTGCGTCGGCGTCCCCACGGTCGGCGGAGAGGTCAATTTCGACCCCGCCTATGACGGAAATATCCTGGTCAACGCGATGACCGTCGGGATCGCCCAGACCGACAAGATTTTCTATTCGGCGGCGACCGGCCTCGGCAATCCGATCGTCTACGTCGGGTCGAAGACGGGCCGCGACGGCATCCATGGCGCGACCATGGCATCTGCCGACTTTGCCGAGGGTGACGAGGACAAGCGCCCGACGGTTCAGGTTGGCGACCCTTTCACCGAAAAATTGCTGATCGAGGCCTGCCTCGAACTGATGGCGACCGACGCGATCGTCGCGATCCAGGACATGGGCGCTGCGGGCCTCACCAGTTCCTCTGTCGAGATGGCGTCCAAGGGCGGCGCCGGAATCCGGCTCGACATGAACAAGGTGCCGTGCCGCGAGGAGGGCATGACGCCCTATGAGATGATGCTGTCGGAATCGCAGGAACGGATGCTGATGGTGCTCAAGCCCGGCCGCGAGGCCGAGGCGGAGAAGATCTTCCGCAAATGGGAGCTGGATTTCGCGGTGATCGGCGAAGTGACCGACACCGGACATATGGTCCTCGACTGGAATGGCGAGACGGTATGCGACATTCCGCTCGGCCCGCTGGCCGACGATGCGCCCTGCTATGAGCGGCCGCACATGAGCCTCGACGAGTATAAGGTGTGGGCTAAGGTCAAGCCGCTCGACGAGGTGCCCGAAAGCACCGACATCGCCGCGGACCTCTTGAAGCTGATGGCCTCTCCCAACCTCGCCTCGCGGCGCTGGATCTGGGAGCAATATGACAGCCAGGTCGGCGCCGACACGGTGCAGCGTCCGGGAGGCGATGCCGCGGTGGTCCGGGTCCATGGCACCAACAAGGCCCTGGCGATGACCACCGATTGCACGCCGCGCTACGTTTTTGCCGACCCCTATGAAGGCGGAAAGCAGGCGGTGGCCGAGGCCTACCGCAACCTGTGCGCGGTCGGTGCAAAGCCGTTGGCGATCACCAATTGCCTCAATTTCGGCAACCCGCAGCGACCCGAGATCATGGCCCAGATCGTCGAGGCGCTTCGCGGCATGGGCGACGCCTGCCGCGCACTCGATTTCCCGATCGTGAGCGGCAATGTCTCACTCTACAATGAAAGCAAGGCGACCGGCGGCGGTTCGGCAATCCTGCCGACGCCGGCCATCGGCGGAGTCGGACTGCTGGACGATTGGCGCCAAAGCGCGACGGTCGGGTTCAAGCGCGAGGGGGAAATCATTCTCGTCATCGGCGCGCCTGATGGTGGAGGCCAGCTTGGCCAATCCTTATGGTTGAGCGTCATTCATGGCCTCAAGGCGGGCCAGCCGCCGATCGTCGATCTTGAGATCGAGCGCAGCCACGGAGAATTTGTCCGGAGGCTGGTGGAGCAAGGCGCGGTCACCGCCGTCCATGACATTTCCGACGGCGGAATGGCCGTCGCGCTCGCGGAGATGGCGCTTGCCGGTTCTCTTGGCGCGCGGATCGACGCCGACCTTGGCGGTTGCGGCGCCGTCGCAATGGCGTTTGGCGAAGACCAGGGCCGCTATGTTGTCACCACCAGCGATCCCCAGAGAGTGATCGACGCGGCCGGCGCCGCGGAGGTGTTCGTTGCCAGCATCGGGACAGTTGGGGGATCGGCGCTCGAAGGACAAGGATTCCGGGTGGAGGTCGGCGACCTCCGTGCCGCGCACGAGGGTTTTTTCCCGAAACTGATGGGCGCCGACGCGGCGCTGGCATAG
- a CDS encoding DUF3052 family protein: protein MSAGYSETPLAKKLNLRDGQRVWFSGMPESIADEIAEYALELTFVGNPAEGIDATHLFVTERADLEAKLPALRHQIESNGQIWVSWPKKAANMPTDMTEDVIREVALPLGLVDTKVCAIDDVWSALKLVIRKELR from the coding sequence ATGTCCGCGGGCTATTCGGAAACGCCGCTGGCGAAGAAGCTGAACCTGCGCGATGGGCAGCGGGTGTGGTTTTCGGGAATGCCCGAAAGCATCGCCGACGAGATCGCCGAATATGCGCTCGAACTGACGTTCGTTGGCAACCCGGCCGAAGGCATCGACGCGACGCATCTGTTCGTCACCGAGCGGGCGGACCTGGAGGCGAAACTACCGGCGCTGCGCCACCAGATCGAAAGCAATGGACAGATTTGGGTGAGCTGGCCGAAGAAGGCCGCGAACATGCCCACCGACATGACCGAGGACGTGATTCGCGAGGTCGCACTGCCGCTCGGCCTGGTCGACACCAAGGTGTGCGCAATCGATGACGTCTGGTCCGCACTCAAGCTAGTCATTCGCAAGGAATTGCGATGA
- a CDS encoding nitroreductase family protein → MKSVPSIPYTQLPDLTDEQRIERARSFRDDMATRRSCRMFADTPVPRKVIEQAILAAGTAPSGANHQPWHFAVVSSAELKRRIREEAEKEEAAFYSGKAGQEWLEALAPLGTDPDKGFLETAPWLIVVFGQRRGGIEPGDAKQNYYVIESVGIACGLLLAALHKAGLASLTHTPSPMGFLRDICNRPADEKPVMIVVAGLPAENAEVPEYATRKKPLDQISSWL, encoded by the coding sequence ATGAAGAGCGTCCCGTCCATCCCCTATACCCAGCTGCCCGACCTTACGGACGAGCAAAGGATCGAGCGGGCGCGCAGCTTTCGCGACGATATGGCCACCCGTCGCTCGTGCCGGATGTTCGCCGATACGCCGGTCCCGCGCAAAGTGATCGAACAGGCGATCCTCGCTGCCGGTACCGCGCCGTCGGGCGCCAATCACCAGCCGTGGCACTTCGCGGTGGTTTCCTCAGCCGAACTCAAGCGGCGAATCCGCGAGGAAGCCGAAAAGGAGGAAGCGGCTTTCTATTCCGGCAAGGCCGGGCAGGAATGGCTTGAAGCATTGGCCCCGCTCGGCACCGATCCCGACAAGGGGTTCTTGGAAACTGCGCCCTGGCTGATCGTCGTCTTCGGCCAGCGCCGCGGCGGGATCGAGCCGGGCGACGCCAAGCAGAATTATTATGTCATCGAAAGCGTTGGTATCGCCTGCGGCCTTTTGCTAGCCGCGCTGCACAAGGCGGGACTGGCATCACTGACCCATACTCCCTCGCCGATGGGTTTCCTTCGGGACATCTGCAATCGGCCCGCCGATGAAAAGCCGGTGATGATCGTCGTTGCAGGCCTTCCGGCGGAAAATGCTGAAGTCCCGGAATATGCAACGCGCAAGAAACCGCTCGATCAGATCAGCAGCTGGCTGTGA
- a CDS encoding (2Fe-2S)-binding protein produces the protein MIVCSCNVIRANDIRAAVRRGCADSDSCYRAMGCEFQCGGCRDMADEIVDEMLARPRDEAAQAA, from the coding sequence ATGATCGTTTGCTCCTGCAATGTGATTCGCGCCAACGATATCCGCGCTGCCGTTCGGCGGGGCTGTGCGGATTCTGACTCATGTTATCGTGCGATGGGCTGCGAATTCCAGTGTGGCGGCTGCCGCGATATGGCCGACGAGATCGTCGACGAGATGCTGGCCCGACCGCGCGATGAGGCCGCTCAAGCCGCATAG
- the bfr gene encoding bacterioferritin, producing MKGNPKVIALLNEALKAELTAINQYWLHYRMLDNWGVARLAEYERHESIDEMKHADQFAERILFLDGLPNFQALGSLRIGENVEEILKADLAAELEAVEMYRAAVATCEELRDYGSRDLFADVLKKEEEHVDFLETQFDMISRMGLQNYIQLQSKPAEE from the coding sequence ATGAAGGGCAACCCGAAGGTCATCGCGCTGCTCAACGAAGCGCTCAAGGCCGAGCTTACCGCGATCAACCAATATTGGCTCCACTACCGCATGCTCGACAATTGGGGTGTCGCCCGGCTTGCCGAATATGAGCGGCATGAATCGATCGACGAGATGAAACACGCCGACCAGTTCGCCGAGCGTATTCTTTTCCTCGATGGCCTGCCCAATTTCCAGGCGCTCGGATCCTTGCGCATCGGCGAGAATGTCGAGGAAATCCTAAAAGCCGATCTCGCCGCCGAACTGGAAGCGGTGGAGATGTATCGCGCCGCGGTTGCGACCTGCGAGGAACTGCGCGACTATGGAAGTCGCGACCTGTTCGCCGACGTCCTCAAGAAAGAGGAGGAACATGTCGACTTCCTCGAAACCCAGTTCGACATGATTTCCCGCATGGGACTGCAGAATTACATCCAGCTCCAGTCCAAGCCCGCCGAGGAATAA
- a CDS encoding DUF418 domain-containing protein → MTDATSPAGQRFVTLDVVRGAAVMGILVLNIVAFAMPFPAYSNPAAYGGDTGINLAAWAANFVLFDGKMRTLFSMLFGASTLLVIERARASDRGGASAHYTRMIVLLAVGCLHFWFLWFGDILALYAMCGMIIYVFRKQSPRALIGWAVVLIGLSVIFYGLVSWVASMAGSPGLSPEAAAGAIEARRALELEVGANSGKIASELAIYRSGYAEIVDYRLGKMTWMPFTSLFGYGLETVALMLIGMAMYKSGFVTGDWPRASYRRWAIWGLALGLPPLVLLASRIVTTDFDTPLLFASLVAISAPFDIPVAIAIAALLILWIGSGAAPALRDRVAAAGRMAFTNYLATSLVMTSLFYGYGLGLFGLVERAALWLPVISMWALMLAWSKPWLDRFHYGPLEWLWRSLSRGSLQPMRKAGREPVPV, encoded by the coding sequence ATGACTGACGCGACTTCGCCTGCAGGACAGCGCTTCGTTACGCTCGATGTCGTGCGCGGCGCAGCGGTGATGGGCATCTTGGTCCTAAATATCGTGGCCTTCGCCATGCCGTTTCCGGCCTATTCCAATCCGGCGGCCTATGGCGGCGACACCGGCATTAACCTGGCCGCATGGGCGGCCAACTTCGTCCTTTTCGACGGCAAGATGCGTACGCTCTTTTCGATGCTGTTCGGGGCCTCGACGCTGCTGGTGATCGAACGGGCGAGGGCATCGGACCGAGGCGGCGCGTCCGCCCATTACACGCGGATGATCGTCCTTCTGGCGGTCGGCTGCCTCCACTTCTGGTTCCTGTGGTTCGGCGACATCCTTGCCCTTTATGCGATGTGCGGGATGATCATCTACGTCTTCCGCAAACAGTCGCCGCGGGCGCTGATCGGCTGGGCGGTGGTCCTGATCGGCCTGTCCGTCATCTTCTACGGGCTGGTCAGCTGGGTCGCATCTATGGCTGGATCCCCCGGTCTGTCCCCCGAGGCAGCGGCCGGAGCGATTGAAGCGCGTCGCGCGCTAGAGCTGGAGGTTGGAGCCAACAGCGGCAAGATCGCCAGCGAGCTTGCAATCTATCGGAGCGGCTATGCCGAGATCGTCGATTATCGCTTGGGCAAGATGACCTGGATGCCCTTCACCTCCTTATTTGGCTATGGTCTGGAAACCGTCGCTCTGATGCTGATCGGCATGGCCATGTACAAGTCCGGCTTCGTCACCGGCGATTGGCCGCGGGCCAGCTACCGCCGCTGGGCGATCTGGGGTCTTGCCCTCGGCCTCCCGCCGCTGGTGCTCCTCGCTTCGAGGATTGTCACCACCGATTTCGACACGCCGCTGCTGTTCGCAAGCCTTGTTGCCATTTCCGCGCCCTTCGACATTCCGGTAGCGATTGCCATCGCCGCGCTATTAATCCTGTGGATCGGCAGCGGCGCCGCTCCCGCGCTACGTGACCGTGTCGCGGCGGCGGGCCGCATGGCCTTTACCAACTATCTCGCTACATCGCTGGTGATGACCAGCCTCTTTTACGGATATGGGCTCGGCCTGTTCGGCCTGGTCGAGCGCGCGGCCCTCTGGCTTCCGGTGATCAGCATGTGGGCTCTGATGCTGGCCTGGTCCAAGCCCTGGCTCGACCGTTTCCACTATGGACCGCTCGAATGGCTGTGGCGCAGCCTGTCGCGCGGCTCGCTGCAGCCGATGCGGAAGGCCGGGCGAGAGCCCGTACCGGTCTAG
- a CDS encoding Hpt domain-containing protein, translating to MDDGLDIVDWVHFEKSRAELGPGFIRILSYFREDGAKSVMAIEQAMHEQDTVALVIPAHTLKGESRQFGAEPLAEVAEKIETVARFCIETHRFPDELVPDVVELRRLWSRTIELFDKATNPLQSRAAPGGFGRKVANQGFGRI from the coding sequence GTGGACGACGGTTTGGACATCGTTGACTGGGTACATTTTGAGAAAAGCCGGGCTGAACTGGGCCCCGGCTTCATCCGCATCCTGTCCTATTTCCGGGAAGACGGCGCCAAGAGCGTCATGGCGATCGAACAGGCGATGCACGAGCAGGACACGGTCGCGCTGGTGATCCCCGCCCACACGCTCAAGGGCGAGTCGCGCCAGTTCGGCGCGGAGCCGCTGGCCGAGGTCGCGGAGAAGATCGAGACGGTCGCCCGTTTCTGCATCGAAACCCATCGCTTCCCCGACGAGCTCGTCCCCGACGTGGTTGAGCTTCGCCGCTTGTGGAGCCGGACGATCGAGCTGTTCGACAAAGCGACCAACCCGCTGCAGAGCCGAGCGGCGCCCGGCGGGTTCGGCCGCAAGGTCGCCAACCAGGGATTTGGCCGGATCTAG